CTAGGTTAAACAAGGTCAAATGAAATGGTTGATTAAGCTAACATGATAATGAGCACCTCACCATCATTATGTTGGTAGGATTTAGGCCAGTCTCTAAGTAGGGCCTGCAGCACCAGTACTCCATAGTTGACTGCAACAAGTGATAACTATTAGATAAATACCACAAAATACACGATTATGAATAGCCAGAGGTTTTGCTTGAGTGTTGAACATGTGAGAATAACTCCACAAACAAAACCTCTTTAATTAGAAGATATAAGACAGCTGATTCAATGTTTCATGAGAGTTagcaattgaaaaatatttgacaaGTCAATTAAAATATCTTACAGTTATTTTAATTGACTTGTCAAATAAAATAGCTGTAAGATGCAAACTctgatgcaaacattttttttaaaatttgtagagGTAATTGAAAATTGACCCAGTGATATGAAGAATTGTAGCTCAGGCATGCCAGCCTAGCATATAATACCTTTGGTATCACCATTTGCCTCGAGATTTGCCTCCTTGGCAGACCGCCAGGCTGCGAAGCAATCCGTATCATTCAGATGAACAGTCAGCAACTGCAAATACAAGTTTGATGTTATTTAGTGTCATCCACCAACAGGTTGACATTTTGCTTAAAAATTAATGAGTTTAAAATCCTACAGTTTCAGCAATGAATCAATTCTTAAATTAAAAATGGAATTTATCAAAAAGAGTGTCCTTCTGTTAACCTCTAGTTGAGATGTAAATGCTATGGAAAATTGCTCAAATTCCACAATTGATTTGTGAGCCACAATCCAATTAAGATAACCACTGTTATGTTTTTGTCAAGTACcgaaaacatgttaacaaaaaCACGAAAACATTAACGCAAAATTCTTTCAGAATTTAACATTATGCAACTTTTGCAGTTTAAAAAACAACTAACTTTCTAAAAATCACAAATCTaccaaaatactttttattgtgatgCATTAAACTAATTTTGTAATTTTCTTCAAAAAAACAACTGTTCATCAAAATAGCCATTTTGTATGTCATTCATTTGCAAAGCTTTAAAGAACCTCAAATCACTTGTCACCGATAACGTCAGTCACTACCCATAAGAAAGCTAAGGCCATAATAATTATACTTAGTAACAGAAGCCATATAAAAAGACCCATACTTACTACAGCTTCTGAACCATATAGCAATAAttgtgtaaaatgaaaatgttcaaCTCTGTTCATGCCTGACCTCAATTAACCTACAATCATTGCTTCGAGCGCTATGAgcttataattaataaaaattccactatttattttcaaaaagaaCATAAAGTGTGGCGATCAAACGCATCGCGTGTATTATCAGAAGAAGTGCTCACTTGCAATAGGAATAAGCTGGTACAGAAACTTACTGAGTTCTGTTATCATCAGCTAATGTACACATACTTTACAACTGTGTGCATGGAATCATCTTTGAAAGAGATTATAAAAGCATACATCGAGGTGGTCGGCCAATACCATAAACTTTACCTACGGCAGTGAAACATGAATTTCTAAAAGTGGATATTTGATCTTAATTACAACCTTATCTTTTACATCTGTCTGAAGCAGAAAATAAACCCTAGGTACGAATCACTTTTGATTTGAACACGGCATGATTTGAAACATGAATTGTAATTGGATATGTGGTATGACTCACCATATAAGATATGACTCACCATTAAAGATATGACTCACCATTAAAGATATGACTCACCGGCAGAAATGGGAATCATTATTTGAGAGACTGGGAGGTGACTCATCATAAGAAGTACCGTATACGTATAATCCTAGTCACGATACCGCTTAGCGGCGGAAATATGAAATTTtcgtagattttatcagaaagtgttgaGTTTTCTAAAATTTACGCTCGCTGTGATGTTTGacgtgatctgactgccagaatattTCAAGACTACTATCAGAAGAAGTATATGTGCGAAATGATgttactagttgctatcattgcgaAAGTGATATCAGCTATTTCATTGAAGTTGTAGCATTACGCGTCGCTATTCTGTTGGTCCCTTTGTAACTATAGACACCATACTCACATTTTCGCTTGATTTGAGCCTTTGAACTgccatcaagttttgtcaattttaatcttgaaacatcctgacagtcagatcaactTAAACATCGAAAATAACCGCaaaggatagaaaaatactgatattttctgataaaatctagtaacatttggtgcaagttcatctataaaTAAGATAGAGCATCTGAAATACAACTCACCCCTACTTTAAGGTCAATAGTAAACCAGCTGGGGACAAACACTTTTTCTGCTCTCTTTTTAACCTCTTCCTCCATGTGCACATCTCCGAGACGCTCGACCATGGTTGCCGTCAGCACGTCATATACAGCGACATCTCCCTTTGAGTCCTTTGTTATCACATGTCTCTTATCATTCATGATGTGATACTGTTTAATACTTGTAGCACCTGTAGTAGAATGTCTGTCTAATAGTGGAAACTATAGCCAACAAGGATTGCTATAGAGGACACATAGGTGGAGTATTTATACACTGaatttattgatgtcacaataTTGCTAAACGCTTGAACTAGCAAAGTATACTACATGTACTAGATTTCCTAATGCTTGGCGACAGTTTAAGCAAGGGAATCCATGAGTAGCATACGGAATATCATGATGTTCCATGACTACATTCACAAACAACCATTCATAGACCTTGAAAAAACATGCTGCAAtgtgaatatttttattgctttctacagccatcacaaaatatataataacatatacaaacaatatataaatactcgaagttaaattatataaatacacatgCAAACACGGTAATAACTATCCTTCATTTGTAACAGATAATCCTGTTATAAAATTTACCACGACTTTACCACTCAATGTAAGCTAAAATACAACATTAGCTCTGGGTGCAGACAAACTAATCTCTTGGAATCTAGTAAATTACATGGCTAGAACCAACCAGGCTGTCGATGAATACATAACAAATGCCATGGGAAGTCGGAGGGCTTAACATACAACAAGAGTGAATGTGACTCTTAAAGCTGACATACAATCAGAGTAAGTATAGCTCTTAAAGCTGACATACAAACAGAGTAAGTATAGCCCTTAAAGCTGACATACAACTAGAGTAAGTATAGCTCTTAAAGCTGACATACAACCAGAGTAAGTACGACTCTTAAAGCTGACATACAACCAGAGTAAGTATGGATCTTAAAGCTGACATACAACCAGAGTAAGTATGGCCCTTAAAGCTGATATACAACCAGAGTAAGTATAGCTCTTAAAGCTGACATACAACCAGAGTAAGTATGGCTCTTAAAGCTAACATACAATCAGAGTAAGTATAGCTCTTAAAGCTAACATACAATCAGAGTAAGTATGGCCCTTAAAGCTGACATACAACCAGAGTAAGTATGGCTCTTAAAGCTGACATACAACCAGAGTAAATATGGCTCTTAAACTTCAAGCAATCTCAAGTTGCTGACTTATTTGGAGCAGATACATTCTATAGAAATTTTCAAAGACAAAAGCGTTGTCTTTCTTAaaatatgataataattatatcttatatatctataaaatcTATAAGATTTGACAAACGtagatatttcaaaataaatcTGCACATTGTGAACATAATTTAATGCATATCTTTATATGttactgaatgagctaatgcgGCAATATGGAATGTAGTAAGCCATGGATGATTTTTATTCAAGAGAGTATATTATCAACACTTCGCACACCATGAGCTGTGTAATGCGGCTCGGCATAGTGTTGGTGTATGGCTAAGAGCAGCGTGGTGCAGATTTAGTAGGCTTCATACAAAAATGTTTCTGATTAGTACACTCGTAGTTAATCAATTAGCCTATCGTGTCTGTACTTAAacaaaaggaaacaatcatctaCCCGCGttgaaacaaaagaaaatcttACATCAACTGATGTAAGATTGTATGCTGAGTAATTTTACATCAAAGTACTTTTCGTAGActgtgtagtttgaaagttattaaaatttatatatggcTTCGGCAAATATcaggttttactgaatatttaaGTATGTCTTAGTAGAAAAATTAATTgagtagcaaaagagttaatacATAGCATTAGCTATACCATCAAACATCATTCCTCAATGAAAACTTCAACATATAAAATTCAACATATGTAAAATCTGAGCAAATTTTTCAACTTACTATACTCGAAGCTTTTTGAAACTACAGATTTAAAAGTACAATTGAAGAGGCTGATAGGCTCATAGAGTtgtctccccctagagtgataactacacgagggtttccggtgccaacaaggagcgtttaggccacgccccttttttgtgctagtcagtcattatagtgattgactagatcaataacatcagccatgaaaagggttaaacaaggatcatgcatttccagttaagatagtaattaatgttcatattaaagaaatgatgattatagtttattactctaatatatgcttattatttaaagcaattcaatacctaccagagatcgctaaacatattatggaaatgtttacttttccatatccatttccataaacataaatattttcataattttagaaattttattttagaaatatggaaatggtatggaaataatatgaaaataaattatggaaatgctatggaaatggaaataatatggaaatgaagtagggaaatgttatggaaataatatggaaatgaattatggaaatggaattaatatggaaatgaattatgcaaattttatggaaatggaaataatatggaaatgaattatggaaatgttatggaaatggaaataatatggaaatgaagtagggaaatgttatggaaatggaaataatatggaaatgaattatggaaatggaaataatatggaaatgttatagaaatggaaataatatgaaaatgaattatggaaatgttatggaaattgaATTAATGtggaaataaattattgaaattttatggaaatagaaataattactatcttagctgtgaaaattcatgatcattctcatggctgatgttattgttctgtcaatcactacgattgactagcacaaaaaaggggcgtggcctaaacgctccttgttggcaccggaaacgctcgtgttgttgaaggcacagttatcactctagggggagataactctatggctaGGCTGATGGAAAttaaacataaaacataaaaaatataaaaatatgtaatgtAAAGTAATAGATACTTCAGGTTAAACCAAGTTTAAATTAGAATGAGTATCCATATCACCATCTGTACTTCTGAACTTGAGGATTGCCGACTGGCAGACATATCTGTGTTACTATGGCAACTTATTTCTGTTTACATATCTCTATGGTAACTTTTTTCTGTTTACATGTCTCTATGGCAACATTTTTCTGTTTACATGTCTCTATGATAACTTATTTCTGTTTACATGTCTCCATGgtaatttatttctgtttacatgTTTCTATAGTAACTTATTTCTGTTTACATGTTTCTATGGTAACTCATTTCTGTTTAAACGTCTCTATGGTAACTGATTTCTGTTTACCTGTCTCTATGGCAACTAATTTCTGTTTACATGTCTCTATGGTAACTTATTTCTGTTTACACTGTTCTATCATACGTTAACAATAGAAAACTTctttacatttataaatatttcatcAACCTAGTTTTTCATATATGATTTAgctttttgaataattttgtatgatgcattttaatgctgtatgtaattaataacatatatattaaagAGTTATCACAGGCTTTTGGGTGATGAACAAATTTAAGTGTGTTTTTCATAAGGATATTTGCTTCAACCCAACAGTTTTGACATAAGACACAGATATATGCAGAGGTTTGACAGCATTTTTGCTCAGCAGAAAACAATAGAAACAATAGGCTACCTTTAATGGTTTGCAGAAGCTTGGAGGGCCTCTTCTCCAGACTGTCTATATCTTCTGTATAATTGTACTTGAGATTCGACACATTCCATTGGTGAATATTAGAGTCCGTAGTCGAGACCCAAAGAGACGACTCCTCTTCGGTTAAGCATATCTGTTAAGGAATCATGGTTATTTTAACAATTCCATCAAACAAAAGTTGTGAACTTTACAAACGGGCTTCCAGAGAGAAATTGTCTGCTCAGCTTCTAACACAAGAAATAAATTATCAAACATCTATGGATACGAAATGTCGTATTCATGTATTCTTTTATTTGATTTGTAAGCATTTGCAAGAGCCTGTGGTCCATAAGCAATTAAGTACCCTTAGTGTTAAGATAATTGTAACACTAGTCACAACCAAATTAGCTGTGGATAACCGAAAGAAAAGGTAAAAGTAGGAGAGATGAACCAGCCCGTAGGCCAATACATGACACAACAAGATATTGCTGGTCAATATCTACCTTGAGTACAGGTGCGGATTCCTGGCAGACCATGGCGCTGTAGTCAGTGTTGGTGAGGTCAGTGGCCCAGATGTAACGATCCCGCCCAGCTGAGAAAAGAGTTGTGAATGAGTCATTGACAGCGAGAGACCAGACGCTGTCAGAGTGAGTTCGTAGTGTGTGGATGCACTGCTGCTGGGCAAGAGACCATAATCTTATTGTACCATCTGAGCTCCCAGAGATGCACTAGAAATATATAGCAGACTAATACAAAATccagtttaatattttaaacagaGTCAGGTTCTTTAACAAAGCTTGAGAAGTTTCTAGAACATGTCAGTTGTACATATGGCAGACGTACTTACTACTAGTAAACATATGAACTTGAGTTCTGTTAACAAATGGTATAGTCATTTCCTTTTTATTAACACTTTCGCTACcagattaatttttttatcggaACAAGAACGCATATGAATTATCATAACTTTTGAACTACATGGTCTATAGagatattttgatatcaaactAATCAGCATAACGTTTTACATCAGCGGGTGCCACTCATCCACAACATCAAACatgttgcagaatgagctcaGACACTTGTTTGGCCATTTTCGCTACTGCCGTGAGCATGTTCCGAGTCAGACGAGTTATCACTAGTATTACAGCTTATCACATTATTAttaatgctaaaaataaaataatcactctcaGTAGCACTATTGTTCAATAGATAATCATCAGAAGTTCATTGATCTACAACTAATGAAGCCTCCATAGCTGTAATGTGTTGAAACAGTCGGTCTTGGCAAAGCAGCTGCGATGAAAAAATTGAGtttttgcaaagtgaaactaagCTCAGGGTAGACTGTAAACATACTTTTGATTGGTTCAATGCAAGACAGAGTAATATTTCCCTAAGTACACACTTTGATAGGCTAATTAAATAACTACTCGCCAATCAAGATCGTTTTGTACAAAACCTACTAAAGCTGTACCGACTCTTGACCATACGCAAATGCTGTGCTGACCCGTACTACACAGCTCATAATACGCCGAGTTAAGTAGATAGGTCAAACTTAACAATCTCTAGATTAGTAGAAAAAGCGCTGACAGACCTGGGTTCCATCATGATTAAGTACAATAGCTTTAATGTTATCCGTGTGGCCCTTGAGCTTCATCTGTTTTTGACATGTCCTTGGGTCCCAGACACGCAACACATTCTCGGCAGAGCCAGACACGATGACGGTACCCGTAGGATTCATAGCCAGGCTATAGATGGAATCCTTGCTGCCCGTCAGAGAAGAAGCTAGAGAGAAAACAACTACCCATCAGCTTGATACCAAAAAAGAGCAACTTGCTGCCCAACTTCAGACAGACACTTGCTTACCAACAAACGAGGGGAACAAAGAGAAAGGAGCAAAGTGAGGCATTCACAAcgtacatttttatttgcttgtttTATGTCATATACAGTGTATAACTTGAGATAGGCAAGTAAAAAGCTATGCgcttatataattaatataattatataagcgCATAATTAATTTAcgaatatttattaatttacaaaaatttaggAATATATTCTGTACAAATATGATCAAAGATAAGTTACCTTATTTGTAATCATATTTGTACAGATTTGTAtcattaacaataaaaaatgttaataatTCAACCTGCATAATCAAAAACATAGTTGtacagctgtttggtttacgtatttgaaatcaggacaaaatgaggattaatttaatatataatttatggctattgactaaattcataATGAGTTACAATGTTGTAAATAAGAATTTTTGTTTTCCATCAAAGGGGTCTGCCTTATTTCGCTCGCCACTGAACTTGCACAGTTACCGAGAATGTATGATCATATATTTAATTAGTGTTATTATCAAATTCTTATTGTTATTAAATTCTTATTACCATTCGACTATTTTATCTTGTAAAATAAAGGACAATGTATGAACTTCCATCATATTATTCATAAATCTTAAATGAGTCACCACATGGTGCAGCGAGGTACGAAATCCTCTACAagcaacaaatataaaaaaaattccgatattttgaaaaaagaatTTTTCCTTTCGGAAAAAGATGTGGACAATTATTAGTACATACATGATAAACAAATAATATCACCTTGACCTTAAAGCCATAGTGACTTCTCAGCAAATGCCAGCACTGTAGTTTATCCACAATGAATAATGCCAAACTCTTGCATTATTCACATGAGTCAGATGAGACAAAAAGCAGGATTATACGTTCTACAGAGCTTATTACGAAAAGTGGACAAGTAGTCagagcatgtgaaacactgacTCATCAACAATGATATTCGTTACCATTGTTGTCAGAACTGACAACAATGGTAACGAAAAAATCAGACTAAAAAGGCAGACTAAAAAGGTGAAAAGGTTCACCTGTACATACGGCATCAAAGCAGAAGTCAAGGAGAATCCCGCTTTGGGATTCAACAAGTTGCTACATTAAACTAACAAAAATAGGCAAGTACTCAGGTGTATGGCGTAAAACAGGAACTTAATTGGATTTAAGTAATATTTCAGAAGAATATTTACCAAATCATAGTGGTGTCAAATGTTGGTGCGCACTGAGTAGTTATCACTGACATTGAGTCAGTTCTGATCAGTTATTACTAATATTGAGTCAGTCCTGATCAGTTATTACTAATATTGAGTCAGTTCTGATTCGTTATTACTAATATTGAGTCAGTACTGATCAGTCATTACTAATATTGAGTCAGTACTGATCAGTTATTAATAATAGTGAGTCAGTACTGATCAGTTATTATTAATAGTGAGTCAGTACTGATCAGTTATCCCTAATATCGAGTCAGTACTGATCAGTTATTACTAATATTGAGTCAGTCCTGATCAGTTATTACTAATATTGAGTCAGTACTGATCAGTTATTACTAATAGTGAGTCAGTACTGATCAGTTATTACTAATATTGAGTCAGTACTGATCAGTTATTACTAATAGTGAGTCAGTACTGATCAGTTATTATTAATAGTGAGTCAGTACTGATCAGTTATCCCTAATATCGAGTCAGTACTGATCAGTTATTACTAATATTGAGTCAGTACTGATCAGTCATTATAATATTGAGTCAGTACTGAGTAGTTATTACTAATATTGAGTCAGTACTGATCAGTTATTACTAATATTGAGTCAGTTCTGATCTGTTATTACTAATATTGAGTCAGTACTGATCAGTTATTACTAATATTGAGAGTCAGTACGTGTATTAAAAAAACTGAACCTAGCTTCTGTTTGTCAAATGCATTGATTCTTGTTCTGAATCTTTTGCTGATTTTGAAGAGCTTTAGATGAATATTTTATGACCAAAACTCCAGCTTTTACAGCAAACTTACCAAGTGTACGTCAGAAAAATTCTCTGGCATGAATGAATTGTCAGAACAAGCATAGAATGCCTTAGTAAAAGAGATAACAGGAAGGTTTTCACTAATATTTTTACTGTAACATGTAACTAACAATAAACAGAAAGTTCTTTATATACTACATGATACATAGCCAGCCTTACTAGTAACGGTATTGTTGGAGGTAGTGAGGGCGGTCAGAGTGTTCACATCCCACAAGAATATAGATTTATCGAGGCCGCCTGAGGCTACCTGTTCCTG
The genomic region above belongs to Watersipora subatra chromosome 1, tzWatSuba1.1, whole genome shotgun sequence and contains:
- the LOC137385987 gene encoding WD repeat-containing protein 48-like encodes the protein MSVQCQGNRRKVQLSYVIRDEVEEYHRSGVNSLQYDEQTHRLYSAGRDSIIRIWDTNNVQNPYYQSMEHHTDWINDIVLCCNGRTLISASSDTTVKVWNAQKGYCMSTLRTHKDYVKALAYAKDQEQVASGGLDKSIFLWDVNTLTALTTSNNTVTTSSLTGSKDSIYSLAMNPTGTVIVSGSAENVLRVWDPRTCQKQMKLKGHTDNIKAIVLNHDGTQCISGSSDGTIRLWSLAQQQCIHTLRTHSDSVWSLAVNDSFTTLFSAGRDRYIWATDLTNTDYSAMVCQESAPVLKICLTEEESSLWVSTTDSNIHQWNVSNLKYNYTEDIDSLEKRPSKLLQTIKGATSIKQYHIMNDKRHVITKDSKGDVAVYDVLTATMVERLGDVHMEEEVKKRAEKVFVPSWFTIDLKVGLLTVHLNDTDCFAAWRSAKEANLEANGDTKVNYGVLVLQALLRDWPKSYQHNDEEMVEEKRYFEVPPHTPIIFSEVTGRTLLRLLARDAGGSTEGILLSEYAPSWITDLIVHKKSPAFHKLPFYLHPYTVGNKSPARNTDKLSASDMLQVRKVVEHVYEKVLGQGSDDGSQSAHNDSARTDADPEDLAAVALEKVAIYCNDQLLDPAMDLRTVKNFVWKPNSGDLILVYKQLSGK